DNA sequence from the Phoenix dactylifera cultivar Barhee BC4 chromosome 13, palm_55x_up_171113_PBpolish2nd_filt_p, whole genome shotgun sequence genome:
CAGCAGTAGAAAAGGGCGATAGGGGGAAAGAAGATTGGCCAGGGACAAGAATCGACTTCTTTCCTTGATCTTTTATTTGCGAGTAAGCAATTAGAAAACGTATGTACAGACCAAATCCAACACAAATGCACACAAGCAACGCAGTCCTCAGCTCCCAACTTCCCATCCTTTCCTTTCTTGCACGGCCACGCTCTTACCTCGTCGGCTGCTGGATCGTCCTCGGACTCACCTTAACCTTCACAATCTTAGGCGCCTTCTCCGCATACTTCGATTCCTCCCACAAGCCACGCCGCCCCTTCCACTTCTCCGCTCCCCAAGTCATCACCTCCCACTTCATCTTATCATCACGACGCTTctcttccctctcctcctcctcctcctcctcttcctcctcctctgcaGAGCATCCATCGGCCGTTTGAtttagatgaaatgatgaagatTTGGTGCTAAAGTGGGAAAGGGAAGGGGTACTTACGGTGGGGAGGGTAGAAGAGGGAGTCG
Encoded proteins:
- the LOC103721506 gene encoding protein EARLY RESPONSIVE TO DEHYDRATION 15-like isoform X1, with translation MAVISGRMGSVLNPEAAPYVPGAYRAVEDFSAEWWELVHFSPWFRDYWLRECFHEPQNDPDSSDIYDPALPDDIDSLFYPPHQEEEEEEEEEEREEKRRDDKMKWEVMTWGAEKWKGRRGLWEESKYAEKAPKIVKVKVSPRTIQQPTR